One Paenibacillus sp. FSL H7-0737 DNA segment encodes these proteins:
- a CDS encoding RelA/SpoT family protein, with the protein MGIERLIDKAGAYIKDKDLLRIREAYEFADQAHHGQIRKSGEPYILHPLAVADIVVNMQMDVISIVAALLHDVVEDTTVSLEQIRAKFGDTCAMLVDGLTKLERIRFRSKEEQQNENYRKMFIAMAQDIRVIVIKLADRLHNMRTLKYQSEESQRRISYETLEIFCPVADRLGISAIKWEMEDIALRYLNPQQYYRIANLVHKKRAEREQFIDSVIGRIRAKLDEMGIEGDLSGRPKHIYSVYNKMSTKNKQFNEIYDLLAIRIIVDNIKDCYATLGIIHTLWKPMPGRFKDYIAMPKANMYQSLHTTVVGPGGEPTEVQIRTWEMHRTAEFGIAAHWAYKEGTSNNVNPENRMPFFREILELQHEAKDAEEFVKSLKMDFFSDLVFVFTPKGEVIELPAGSVPLDFAFRIHTEVGNRTIGSKVNGRIVPLDHKLKTGDIVEILTSKHSYGPSRDWLKIAQSSHARSKIKQWFKKEKREENVEKGREAIERELKRLNVEVSEWISDDKLLEAAKKFAFNDVEDMLSAVGFGGITASQIASRLTEKLRKEQEEAANHLELTSEMKEIKSSGEKRNQPTNGVSVKGIENLLVRFARCCNPVPGDDIVGYVTRGRGVSVHRQDCPNIPSEGDGEEAARVIEVEWEGTMEANYSVDIEITGHDRNGLLNEVLQAVSESKTNISAVTGRSDKNKMAMIHMTILIRNTEHLQSVVDKVKRVKDVYTVNRIMQ; encoded by the coding sequence ATGGGCATAGAGCGATTAATTGATAAGGCTGGCGCCTATATAAAAGATAAAGATCTTCTCCGCATCCGGGAAGCTTATGAATTTGCCGATCAGGCTCATCACGGGCAGATCCGCAAGTCGGGGGAGCCATACATTCTGCATCCGCTGGCGGTGGCAGATATTGTCGTCAATATGCAAATGGATGTTATATCTATTGTTGCGGCGCTTTTGCATGATGTTGTGGAAGATACGACGGTCTCATTGGAACAAATCCGCGCGAAATTTGGCGATACCTGCGCGATGCTTGTCGATGGCTTAACTAAGCTGGAACGCATCCGTTTTCGCTCAAAGGAAGAGCAGCAGAACGAGAATTACCGTAAGATGTTTATTGCGATGGCGCAGGATATCCGGGTCATCGTTATCAAACTAGCGGATCGCCTGCATAATATGCGTACGTTAAAGTATCAATCTGAAGAGAGCCAGCGACGTATTTCTTATGAAACGCTGGAGATTTTCTGTCCTGTAGCTGATCGTTTGGGGATTTCCGCGATTAAGTGGGAGATGGAGGATATTGCGCTTCGTTACTTGAATCCGCAGCAGTATTATCGCATTGCTAATCTAGTGCATAAGAAGCGGGCTGAACGTGAGCAATTTATCGACAGCGTAATTGGCCGTATTCGTGCCAAGCTGGATGAAATGGGCATTGAAGGTGATCTTTCAGGTCGTCCGAAGCATATCTACAGTGTCTATAACAAAATGAGTACGAAAAACAAACAGTTTAATGAGATCTATGACCTGCTGGCCATCCGTATCATTGTGGATAATATCAAGGATTGTTATGCAACCCTCGGAATTATTCATACCCTTTGGAAGCCAATGCCAGGTCGATTTAAAGATTATATAGCTATGCCCAAAGCCAATATGTATCAATCTTTGCATACTACAGTGGTAGGTCCTGGCGGAGAGCCAACCGAAGTGCAAATTCGCACTTGGGAAATGCATCGCACGGCTGAATTCGGGATAGCAGCACACTGGGCATACAAAGAAGGAACCAGCAATAATGTGAATCCTGAGAATCGGATGCCTTTTTTTCGCGAAATATTGGAGCTTCAGCATGAGGCCAAGGATGCCGAAGAGTTCGTAAAATCACTCAAAATGGACTTTTTCTCGGATCTTGTGTTCGTGTTTACGCCTAAAGGCGAGGTTATTGAGCTTCCTGCGGGTTCTGTACCACTTGATTTTGCATTCCGTATTCATACGGAAGTGGGTAATCGTACGATTGGTTCTAAGGTGAATGGGCGGATCGTACCGTTGGATCACAAGTTGAAGACGGGCGATATTGTAGAGATACTGACATCGAAGCATTCGTACGGACCAAGCCGCGACTGGCTCAAGATTGCTCAATCCTCACATGCGCGAAGCAAAATTAAGCAATGGTTCAAAAAAGAAAAACGTGAGGAAAATGTCGAAAAAGGTCGCGAAGCGATTGAACGTGAGCTGAAGCGTCTGAATGTCGAGGTTTCTGAATGGATTTCTGATGATAAGCTTTTAGAAGCAGCGAAGAAATTTGCTTTTAACGATGTTGAGGATATGCTATCTGCTGTTGGATTTGGTGGGATTACCGCTTCGCAGATTGCTTCCCGTCTGACGGAAAAGCTGCGCAAAGAGCAGGAAGAAGCTGCTAATCATTTAGAGCTTACTTCAGAGATGAAGGAGATCAAGTCTTCCGGCGAAAAACGTAATCAACCGACCAATGGTGTTAGTGTAAAGGGAATTGAAAATTTACTTGTCCGTTTTGCACGATGTTGTAATCCGGTACCGGGTGACGACATTGTAGGGTATGTTACACGGGGCCGGGGTGTATCTGTACATCGCCAGGATTGTCCTAACATTCCGAGTGAAGGTGACGGAGAAGAAGCAGCAAGGGTGATTGAAGTGGAATGGGAAGGTACGATGGAAGCAAACTACAGTGTGGATATTGAGATTACAGGTCATGATCGTAATGGACTGCTCAATGAAGTGCTGCAGGCAGTTTCCGAGAGTAAAACGAACATTTCTGCAGTCACTGGGC